Proteins co-encoded in one Halodesulfovibrio sp. genomic window:
- a CDS encoding site-specific integrase — MSVAAYQTKKGRRYKAILYLDGKAVTSKRGFLTKKEGRKWLQDEARKRTMKTPTGTSFGFVANNYLDFMEERRQPQTFAYKRTIINRLLEFLGGDFIIQELPDSTVENYLVHLKQEASGKTANRHCKELSILWNWAIKRNHIQKNPWRAAEPFPEEKFIRQVPTLEEIQKVREVATPEERDWIDALYYTGARIGEITHLEWKNIDFELNTITLYTRKRKGGNHEPRTLSLAPAFRELLERRNKRRTADLVFPTRYGNPQPRSGSFLVGLFSRNCQKAKVTKFTAHGIRHHVATRLKDSRQATSYQIQAFLGHMNHSTTERYLHDLAVDRDVPHLLTLENLGEDKE, encoded by the coding sequence GTGTCCGTAGCAGCGTATCAAACAAAGAAGGGACGGCGGTACAAAGCAATTCTATATCTGGACGGAAAAGCAGTAACAAGCAAGCGCGGGTTTCTCACCAAAAAAGAGGGGCGAAAGTGGCTTCAGGACGAAGCCAGAAAACGTACTATGAAAACCCCGACAGGCACAAGCTTCGGCTTTGTGGCTAACAACTATTTAGACTTTATGGAAGAGCGTCGGCAGCCCCAAACATTTGCATATAAACGCACCATTATCAATCGCCTTCTAGAGTTTCTGGGGGGCGATTTTATTATACAGGAACTGCCAGATTCCACAGTAGAAAACTACCTTGTACACCTCAAACAAGAGGCAAGCGGCAAGACTGCAAACAGACATTGCAAAGAGCTTTCTATTCTCTGGAATTGGGCAATAAAGCGAAACCACATACAAAAAAATCCTTGGAGAGCTGCCGAACCATTCCCGGAAGAAAAGTTTATCCGTCAGGTCCCAACACTTGAAGAAATTCAAAAGGTACGTGAAGTCGCCACACCGGAAGAAAGAGACTGGATTGATGCATTATACTATACTGGTGCACGTATTGGAGAAATAACCCACTTGGAATGGAAAAATATCGACTTCGAACTAAACACGATTACCCTGTACACTCGAAAACGAAAAGGTGGAAACCATGAGCCGCGTACACTGTCACTTGCTCCGGCGTTCAGAGAATTGCTAGAGCGCCGCAATAAACGCCGCACTGCCGATCTGGTCTTTCCTACCAGGTACGGCAACCCACAACCACGTTCCGGTAGCTTCCTTGTTGGGCTGTTTTCACGCAACTGTCAAAAGGCAAAAGTAACCAAATTTACCGCTCATGGAATACGCCACCACGTAGCAACAAGATTAAAGGATAGTAGGCAAGCAACTTCCTACCAAATTCAAGCTTTCTTAGGACACATGAACCATTCTACTACAGAACGATACCTGCATGACTTGGCTGTAGACCGTGACGTTCCGCACCTACTGACACTAGAAAACTTGGGAGAAGATAAAGAGTAG